Proteins from a genomic interval of Nematostella vectensis chromosome 5, jaNemVect1.1, whole genome shotgun sequence:
- the LOC116618858 gene encoding uncharacterized protein LOC116618858: MEKQTVKVLKALAKERGIKGYYKLRKAELIEVLDNTSPPPPPRNIVSNTSSSILDEPIPEINVPILKPSQPKLNSHVSSLRDLAGRVANPVKKELNKFADWILSLVPEPIKRTVNKRVDSLKEKVNDLFKRLNHFTPKEQQTALRGYLKTYRIDGQKGYDPKTFISNIEPKIMDLIKQRKKPIKVKFIFTCKFIKENPATGQIDENSGYFHSFVEIITETTDFSDSFNTMTNRILESIDQFQNRCSGWQFNQVEYFDININPFNPLSGSSYIKLPASKQAIINVKNERDYDCFKWAVTSAMFPKKKDPQRLNKQLRENSMKFDWTGIEFPVSLKQIDKFEKQNPYAINVFGYEGNVYPLKISKKHESVEQSHVINLLLISNDETNHYCWIKDMSRLLASEINNHKSKRHFCYRCLNSFQSKTALEKHLEYCSNNEEVKTEMPKDKEGNPLYLAFKNFNRKMRVPFVVYADFESFTENISTCSPDESKSFTNQYQKHKPSGYCYLIKCFDESIFPSMLVRHTAESPDEDIPQLFIENLESDIKKIYNKFKFPKNVKLSNIDKITYNKATHCHICDGKLGEDKVLDHCHITGKYRGAAHNKCNLQFRIPKFFPVIFHNLSGYDSHLFIKNLGTSKGKINCIPNNEEKYISFTKKLIVDIFTNKEGKQVEVTRDIRFIDSFKFMSTSLESLVSNMSKESFKNLTSYYEGEQLQLLLRKGVFPYDWFGDFDKLNANQLPPKEAFYSRLNDTDISEEDYQHAKKVWEAFDMKTMRDYHDLYLESDVLLLSDVFENFRNVCLENYGLDPAWYYTAPGLAWDAALKITKVNLELLTDYDMLLMVEKGKRGGVSMISTRYGKANNPYMNKYDHNQPTKYITYLDANNLYGWAMSKPLPTHGFRWMTDQDLTDWKKHSCILEVDLEYPCHLHDLHNDYPLAPESIIVDKVEKLIPNLNNKTQYVVHHETLKLYISLGLKVTKIHRGITFEESPWLKPYIDLNTNLRANAANDFEKDFFKLMNNSVYGKTMENIRNRVDIRLVTNEKDAKKLITKPNYQHRTIFCENLVAIHMKKTKLVFNKPVYLGMSILDLSKTLMYDFHYNYIKPKYGEKAKLLFTDTDSLAYEIETEDFYKDINPDVKSMFDTSNYSKDHPSCIETGVNKKVIGKFKDEAGGKQITEFVGLRAKLYAYKMDDEGEEEKKCKGVKRAVVKKCISFNDYKDCLFNEQPQMREMNVIRSHKHEVYTETVNKVALSHEDDKRIICDDGIKTFAHGHYSNTELGGNSVSSVTI, from the coding sequence ATGGAGAAACAAACCGTGAAAGTTTTGAAAGCTCTCGCCAAAGAGCGAGGTATCAAAGGATACTATAAATTACGTAAAGCCGAACTCATCGAAGTGCTGGATAatacatcaccaccaccaccaccacgtaATATTGTCTCTAACACATCATCGAGTATTCTTGATGAACCGATACCTGAGATTAATGTCCCCATTCTCAAACCTTCCCAACCAAAACTAAATTCACATGTCTCATCACTGAGAGATTTAGCAGGTAGAGTTGCAAACCCAGTCAAGAAAGAATTGAATAAGTTTGCGGATTGGATTTTGTCCCTTGTTCCCGAGCCAATTAAAAGAACCGTAAATAAACGAGTGGACAGTCTAAAGGAAAAGGTGAACGACCTATTCAAGAGACTTAACCACTTTACACCCAAAGAACAACAAACGGCGTTGCGAGGGTATCTAAAAACCTATAGGATAGATGGACAGAAAGGGTATGACCCCAAGACGTTCATCAGTAACATCGAACCGAAAATTATGGATCTTATCAAGCAGCGGAAGAAACCTATCAAGGTTAAGTTTATCTTTACCTGTAAATTCATAAAAGAGAATCCAGCTACTGGTCAGATTGATGAAAATTCAGGATACTTTCATTCATTTGTAGAAATCATAACTGAGACAACCGATTTTTCTGACTCATTTAATACAATGACAAATCGCATACTTGAATCGATTGACCAATTTCAAAACCGATGCTCTGGGTGGCAGTTTAATCAGGTTGAATACTTTGATATTAACATCAACCCTTTTAATCCGTTATCTGgaagctcatatattaaactacCAGCATCCAAGCAAGCAATAATTAACGTTAAGAACGAGAGGGATTATGATTGTTTTAAGTGGGCGGTAACGTCTGCTATGTTTCCTAAGAAAAAGGATCCTCAAAGACTAAATAAACAACTGAGAGAAAACTCCATGAAGTTTGACTGGACAGGTATAGAGTTTCCCGTCTCACTAAAACAGATTGATAAGTTTGAAAAGCAAAACCCCTATGCAATTAACGTCTTCGGATATGAAGGTAATGTATACCCTCTAAAAATAAGTAAGAAACATGAATCGGTAGAGCAATCTCATGTGATCAACTTACTTCTCATATCAAACGATGAGACAAATCACTACTGCTGGATAAAAGACATGAGTAGACTTTTAGCCTCTGAGATTAACAATCATAAATCGAAAAGGCACTTTTGCTATAGATGTCTTAACTCATTCCAGTCAAAGACCGCCTTAGAAAAACATCTCGAATACTGCTCTAACAATGAAGAAGTCAAGACTGAAATGCCTAAAGATAAAGAAGGCAACCCTCTTTATTTAGCTTTTAAGAATTTCAACAGAAAAATGAGAGTCCCCTTCGTTGTCTACGCCGATTTTGAAAGTTTCACAGAGAATATATCAACCTGTTCCCCAGATGAAAGTAAAAGCTTTACTAATCAATACCAGAAGCATAAACCATCAGGCTACTGCTATCTCATCAAGTGCTTTGACGAGAGCATATTTCCATCAATGCTTGTACGACACACAGCTGAATCCCCAGACGAAGATATCCCACAgctttttatagaaaatttAGAGTCAGACATTAAGAAGATTTACAACAAATTTAAATTCCCTAAGAATGTAAAACTGAGTAATATAGATAAAATCACTTATAACAAAGCCACTCACTGTCACATCTGTGATGGTAAATTAGGAGAAGACAAAGTTTTAGATCACTGCCACATTACAGGAAAGTATAGAGGTGCAGCTCACAATAAATGTAACCTTCAATTTAGAATTCCAAAGTTCTTCCCAGTCATCTTTCATAATCTATCTGGATACGACAGTCATCTTTTCATTAAGAACCTTGGTACATCAAAaggtaaaataaattgtataCCGAACAATGAGGAAAAATATATTAGTTTTACAAAAAAGCTTATAGTAGACATATTTACAAACAAAGAAGGTAAGCAGGTTGAAGTTACTCGGGACATAAGATTCATTGATAGCTTTAAATTTATGTCAACCAGTCTTGAAAGTCTAGTAAGTAATATGTCAAAAGAATCTTTCAAAAACCTCACAAGTTACTATGAAGGAGAACAATTACAACTGTTGTTAAGAAAGGGTGTTTTTCCATACGATTGGTTTGGGGACTTTGACAAACTCAACGCAAACCAACTTCCACCAAAAGAAGCGTTCTACTCCAGACTCAACGACACTGACATATCAGAGGAAGATTATCAACACGCTAAAAAGGTATGGGAAGCCTTTGATATGAAAACCATGAGGGATTACCATGATCTCTATCTTGAGTCGGATGTACTCCTCTTATCCGATGTATTCGAAAACTTCAGAAATGTTTGTCTTGAGAACTATGGTCTAGACCCAGCCTGGTATTACACAGCGCCAGGTCTTGCATGGGATGCTGCTTTGAAAATTACCAAAGTGAATCTAGAGTTGCTGACAGACTATGACATGCTTCTCATGGTTGAGAAAGGTAAACGAGGGGGTGTTTCTATGATATCTACTAGATATGGTAAAGCTAACAACCCGTACATGAACAAATATGACCACAACCAACCCACTAAATATATCACATATCTTGATGCAAACAACCTATATGGTTGGGCAATGAGTAAACCTCTACCAACTCATGGGTTTAGATGGATGACTGACCAAGATCTAACAGATTGGAAAAAACATTCATGCATCCTAGAGGTCGATCTGGAATACCCTTGTCATCTACATGACTTGCATAACGACTACCCATTAGCTCCAGAGAGCATAATAGTCGATAAGGTTGAAAAGTTAATCCCAAACCTAAACAATAAGACACAGTACGTAGTTCATCACGAGACCCTGAAACTTTACATAAGTCTTGGACTGAAAGTTACCAAGATTCATAGAGGCATCACATTCGAAGAATCTCCTTGGCTAAAACCATACATCGACTTGAATACCAACCTAAGGGCAAACGCAGCCAACGATTTTGAGAAAGACTTTTTCAAGTTGATGAACAACTCTGTCTATGGAAAAACCATGGAAAATATCAGAAACAGAGTAGACATTCGATTGGTTACGAATGAAAAAGATGCAAAAAAGTTAATAACAAAGCCAAACTATCAGCACCGAACCATCTTTTGCGAGAATCTAGTTGCTATTCacatgaagaaaacaaagttAGTCTTCAATAAACCCGTTTACTTAGGCATGTCCATTCTGGATCTAAGTAAGACGTTAATGTatgattttcattacaattacaTCAAGCCTAAATATGGTGAAAAGGCAAAGCTCTTATTTACCGATACAGACTCTCTTGCCTATGAAATTGAAACAGAAGATTTTTACAAGGACATTAACCCCGATGTGAAATCTATGTTTGACACAAGCAACTATTCAAAGGATCATCCGTCTTGTATTGAGACAGGTGTGAACAAGAAAGTCATCGGTAAGTTTAAAGACGAGGCTGGCGGCAAACAGATAACCGAATTTGTAGGTCTGCGAGCCAAGCTCTACGCATACAAAATGGATGATGAaggagaagaagaaaagaaatgtaaGGGTGTGAAGAGAGCGGTCGTTAAGAAGTGCATCAGTTTCAATGATTACAAAGATTGTCTATTCAATGAACAGCCACAGATGAGGGAAATGAATGTTATTAGAAGCCATAAACACGAAGTTTACACTGAAACGGTTAACAAGGTCGCCCTATCGCATGAGGATGACAAGCGAATCATTTGTGATGATGGTATAAAAACGTTTGCTCATGGACATTATTCTAACACAGAATTAGGGGGTAACTCAGTATCTTCAGTAACGATTTGA